Proteins co-encoded in one Candidatus Tectomicrobia bacterium genomic window:
- the bamA gene encoding outer membrane protein assembly factor BamA, whose product MRRAARVVACAVTALAFTLIASAAFAQAPPPAITLKSIEVQGNRRVDRSTVLFYLKLAEGKAYTNVELVERIREDVRTVYGLGFFRDVRVDVESFEGGLRVVFHVVEKPTVSSIEIQGNFNVESDKIRERITVKPQTIVNEATVKESVRNLHKLYQEQGYYFARVEAVLKETPQNAVALTFLIDEGESVRIETIGFRGNESVSRRDVLSVIETSEWGIFSFLTGSGIFREDELQKDLVRIRVLYESRGFLNVQVGQPLIREDRERGWINITIPISEGFIYRVGQIELRGGEDVVPPEDLRGKMALFPGEVFNRTLLQRDIQRITATFAERGYAFADVRPATKINEEKKTADVVLDISKGQRVFIGRIDLKGNTRTRENVIRREVRITEGSLYDATGLAKTRTRLQRTGYFEEIKIQEKRRPGSDEILDIEIEVKEKPTGVVALGMGYNSQEAGLLTAQIREDNLFGKGWVASLSGRLSSVRRDVVASFVEPDFRDLGFSLGGDLFLGTEEFDTFDSRREGGRVRVGKELQDFLRVFLTYELASSRLSNVSETTSLFIREQADDDIIESILTPSVVYDSRNQRFFPSDGTFFSFGPSLFGTFLGGNVDMYFLEMDFRQYHSIGDRVRIRLLKDLIASYRLNLRYEDALSGDEVPAFRRLFVTGSHQLRGFRARDIGPRDENGEVIGGLAAGLLSLELAHPFIGPTQLAAFIDVGNVWETSDAFDLSDLRYGAGFGLRFITPIGPIRIDVGFKLDKKSGERPRELHFGVGAAF is encoded by the coding sequence ATGCGCCGTGCGGCGAGGGTGGTGGCTTGCGCCGTCACCGCCTTGGCTTTCACCCTCATCGCATCCGCCGCCTTCGCCCAGGCGCCTCCCCCCGCCATCACGTTGAAGTCCATCGAGGTGCAGGGCAACCGCCGGGTGGACCGCTCGACGGTGCTCTTCTACCTCAAGCTCGCCGAGGGGAAGGCCTACACGAACGTCGAGCTCGTGGAGCGCATCCGCGAGGACGTGCGGACGGTCTACGGGCTCGGCTTCTTCCGCGACGTGCGGGTGGACGTCGAGTCCTTCGAGGGCGGCCTGCGGGTCGTCTTCCATGTGGTGGAGAAGCCCACCGTCTCATCCATCGAGATCCAGGGCAACTTCAACGTCGAGAGCGACAAAATCCGCGAGCGGATCACGGTCAAGCCGCAGACCATCGTCAACGAGGCGACGGTCAAGGAGTCGGTCCGCAACCTCCACAAGCTCTACCAGGAGCAGGGCTACTACTTCGCCCGGGTCGAGGCGGTCCTGAAGGAGACGCCGCAGAACGCCGTGGCCCTCACCTTCCTCATCGACGAAGGCGAGAGCGTCCGCATCGAGACCATCGGCTTCCGGGGCAACGAGAGCGTCTCCCGAAGGGATGTCCTCTCCGTCATCGAGACGAGCGAGTGGGGCATCTTCTCCTTCCTCACCGGCTCCGGCATCTTCAGGGAGGACGAGCTCCAGAAGGATCTGGTGCGCATACGGGTCCTCTACGAGAGCCGCGGGTTCCTGAACGTTCAGGTCGGCCAGCCGCTCATCCGCGAGGACCGCGAGCGCGGCTGGATCAACATCACCATCCCCATCAGCGAAGGCTTCATCTACCGGGTGGGGCAGATCGAGCTGAGGGGAGGGGAGGATGTCGTCCCCCCCGAGGACCTCCGCGGCAAGATGGCCCTCTTCCCGGGAGAGGTATTCAACCGGACGCTCCTCCAGCGCGACATCCAGCGCATCACCGCCACCTTCGCGGAGCGCGGCTACGCCTTCGCCGACGTTCGCCCGGCGACCAAGATCAACGAGGAGAAGAAGACCGCCGACGTGGTCCTGGACATCAGCAAGGGCCAGCGGGTCTTCATCGGCCGGATCGATCTCAAGGGGAACACCCGGACCCGGGAGAACGTCATTCGCCGGGAGGTCCGCATCACCGAGGGCTCGCTCTACGACGCCACCGGCCTCGCCAAGACCCGGACCCGCCTGCAGCGCACGGGATACTTCGAGGAGATCAAGATCCAGGAGAAGCGCCGGCCGGGCAGCGACGAGATCCTCGATATCGAGATCGAGGTCAAGGAGAAGCCCACCGGCGTCGTGGCCCTCGGCATGGGCTACAACAGCCAGGAGGCCGGCCTCCTGACCGCCCAGATCCGCGAGGACAACCTCTTCGGGAAGGGCTGGGTGGCGAGCCTCTCCGGCCGGCTCTCCTCCGTCCGGAGGGACGTGGTCGCATCGTTCGTGGAGCCGGACTTCCGGGACCTGGGCTTCTCCCTCGGCGGAGACCTTTTCCTCGGCACCGAGGAGTTCGACACCTTCGACAGCCGCCGGGAGGGCGGCCGGGTGCGGGTGGGCAAGGAGCTCCAGGACTTCCTGCGCGTCTTCTTGACCTACGAGCTGGCCTCGTCGCGCCTCTCCAACGTGTCGGAGACCACGTCGCTCTTCATCCGCGAGCAGGCGGACGACGACATCATCGAGAGCATCCTGACGCCCTCGGTGGTGTACGACAGCCGCAACCAGCGCTTCTTCCCCAGCGATGGCACCTTTTTCTCGTTCGGGCCGTCGCTGTTCGGCACCTTCCTGGGCGGGAACGTGGACATGTACTTCCTGGAGATGGACTTCCGCCAGTACCACAGCATCGGCGACCGCGTCCGCATCCGCCTGCTCAAGGACTTGATCGCTTCCTACCGGCTGAACCTGCGCTACGAGGACGCGCTCAGCGGCGACGAGGTCCCCGCTTTCCGCCGTCTCTTCGTGACCGGGTCCCACCAGCTGCGGGGTTTCCGGGCCAGGGACATCGGCCCCCGCGACGAAAACGGCGAGGTCATCGGAGGCCTGGCCGCCGGGCTGCTGTCGCTGGAGCTGGCGCACCCCTTCATCGGCCCCACCCAGCTCGCCGCTTTCATCGACGTCGGCAACGTCTGGGAGACCAGCGATGCCTTCGACCTGAGCGACCTTCGCTACGGCGCCGGGTTCGGCCTGCGTTTCATCACGCCTATCGGTCCCATCCGAATCGATGTCGGCTTCAAGCTGGACAAGAAGTCGGGCGAGCGGCCGAGAGAGCTGCATTTTGGCGTCGGAGCCGCATTCTAG
- a CDS encoding OmpH family outer membrane protein encodes MQQVCVAIAGWLVFGALLLAGGATEAAAARIGVVNVQGVLSGSVAGKEATQALEKEKARLQDVIRAKKNEVDKLAKEAQTLQIEIEQKGAIWREEERNRKTADLRRQQRDILREQDELKRLVEDSQRDLAERQRQAITGIIKELRDVVHQIGRDDKYDLILDSTASGVLFATPPSNITDKVIQVYDSKKKK; translated from the coding sequence GTGCAACAGGTATGTGTGGCAATCGCCGGGTGGCTGGTCTTCGGGGCGCTCCTGCTGGCGGGCGGCGCCACGGAAGCGGCGGCCGCCCGCATTGGAGTCGTGAACGTCCAGGGCGTGCTGTCGGGTTCCGTCGCCGGCAAGGAGGCCACCCAGGCCCTGGAGAAGGAGAAGGCCCGCCTGCAGGACGTCATCCGTGCCAAGAAGAACGAAGTCGACAAGCTCGCCAAGGAGGCGCAGACCCTGCAGATCGAGATCGAGCAGAAGGGCGCCATCTGGCGCGAGGAGGAGCGCAACCGGAAGACGGCGGACCTCCGCCGCCAGCAGCGGGATATTCTCCGCGAGCAGGACGAGCTGAAGCGCCTGGTGGAGGACAGCCAGCGCGATCTGGCGGAGCGCCAGCGCCAAGCCATCACCGGCATCATCAAGGAGTTGCGCGACGTCGTCCATCAGATCGGCCGCGACGACAAGTACGACCTGATCCTGGACAGCACGGCGAGCGGCGTTCTCTTCGCCACCCCGCCGAGCAACATCACCGACAAGGTCATCCAGGTGTACGACAGCAAAAAGAAGAAGTAG
- the lpxD gene encoding UDP-3-O-(3-hydroxymyristoyl)glucosamine N-acyltransferase encodes MRLSEIARALGGEVVGDGAFEVRDVAEYAAAGPGSLSCADSLDRLKSPTSAGALIVPPGADPGRPGIRCAHPRLAFARAVEFLRPAPPRLDGVHPAAVVDPGARLGRGVGVGAQASIAAGAAIGDRSQVGAGARIGEGVTLGADCDVQPNCVLYPGVRVGDRVVIQAGAVIGADGFGHVPDEAGRLHKFPQRGTVVIEDDVEIGANATIARAALGETRIGRGTKIDNLVQIGHNSIVGADCALAGQVGISGSVRIGNRVLMGGQVGVADHVTIGDGARLAAQTGVNKSLEGGKTYLDAPAAEAGEARRRLAAYRRLPELLRRVHELEEKLRETGKP; translated from the coding sequence ATGCGGCTTTCGGAGATCGCGAGGGCCCTCGGGGGCGAGGTGGTGGGAGACGGCGCCTTCGAGGTGCGCGACGTGGCCGAATACGCCGCCGCCGGCCCCGGCTCCCTCAGTTGCGCCGACTCCCTCGACAGGCTCAAATCCCCTACCTCCGCGGGCGCCCTGATCGTCCCGCCGGGCGCCGACCCGGGCCGGCCCGGCATCCGCTGCGCCCATCCCCGGCTCGCCTTCGCGCGCGCGGTGGAGTTCTTGCGCCCGGCGCCGCCGCGGCTAGACGGGGTGCATCCGGCCGCCGTCGTGGACCCCGGGGCCCGCCTCGGGCGGGGCGTGGGCGTCGGGGCCCAGGCCTCCATCGCGGCGGGCGCCGCGATCGGGGACCGCTCCCAGGTGGGGGCGGGCGCCCGGATCGGGGAAGGGGTGACGCTCGGGGCCGACTGCGACGTGCAGCCGAACTGCGTCCTTTACCCGGGCGTGCGGGTGGGGGACCGCGTCGTCATCCAGGCGGGAGCCGTCATCGGTGCGGACGGCTTCGGCCACGTGCCCGACGAGGCCGGCCGCCTCCACAAGTTCCCCCAGCGGGGGACCGTCGTGATCGAGGACGACGTCGAGATCGGCGCCAACGCCACCATCGCCCGGGCCGCGCTCGGCGAGACCCGCATCGGGCGGGGGACGAAGATCGACAACCTCGTCCAGATCGGCCACAACAGCATCGTAGGCGCGGACTGCGCCCTAGCCGGCCAGGTGGGCATCTCCGGCAGCGTCCGGATTGGCAACAGGGTCTTGATGGGCGGGCAGGTCGGCGTCGCCGACCACGTCACCATCGGGGACGGCGCCCGCCTCGCCGCCCAGACGGGGGTGAACAAGAGCCTCGAGGGCGGGAAGACCTATCTCGACGCGCCGGCCGCCGAGGCCGGCGAGGCCCGCCGCCGGCTCGCGGCCTACCGGCGCCTGCCCGAACTGCTCCGGCGCGTCCATGAGCTGGAGGAGAAACTGCGGGAGACCGGGAAGCCATGA
- the fabZ gene encoding 3-hydroxyacyl-ACP dehydratase FabZ, whose amino-acid sequence MMGPEDIQRLIPHRFPMLMVDRVLELDRENVAIVTQKNVSHNEPFFNGHFPGRPIMPGVLIIEAMAQTGILCLFALEKVRIGCDFFFGGIERARFRRAVVPGDVLRIEVQLLQSRGNYWKMEGTALVEGETAADAVLTAVTMPPKAEP is encoded by the coding sequence ATGATGGGGCCCGAGGACATCCAGCGCCTGATCCCCCACCGCTTCCCCATGCTCATGGTGGACCGCGTCCTGGAGCTGGACCGGGAAAACGTCGCCATCGTGACCCAGAAGAACGTGTCCCACAACGAACCATTCTTCAATGGGCACTTCCCCGGCCGGCCCATCATGCCCGGCGTCCTCATCATCGAGGCCATGGCCCAAACCGGCATCCTCTGCCTCTTCGCGCTGGAGAAGGTGAGGATAGGCTGCGACTTCTTCTTCGGCGGCATCGAGCGTGCCCGCTTCCGCCGCGCCGTGGTGCCGGGGGACGTCCTCCGCATCGAGGTCCAGCTGCTCCAGAGCCGCGGCAACTACTGGAAGATGGAGGGCACGGCGCTGGTCGAGGGCGAGACGGCCGCCGACGCCGTCCTGACCGCCGTCACCATGCCCCCCAAAGCCGAGCCGTGA
- the lpxA gene encoding acyl-ACP--UDP-N-acetylglucosamine O-acyltransferase, whose amino-acid sequence MSRIHPSAHVDPGAILAPGVRIGPGAVVGAGVQLGEGCEVGPHAVLEGPAVIGAGCRFFAGSAVGAEGQVVHLEGKGGGVEIGAGTVLRETVTIHRSMHEGKATRVGEGCYLMVGAHVAHDCRVGDRVIFANGVAIGGHVKVGDDGVFSGLVAVHQFVQIGPGVMIGGPCGVRKDVPPYTTVEGDPPRVRGLNVVGLRRRGVPAEVRAHLKRAYRILFEEATTVAEAADRIERELPPGREIQTMVQFIRSSERGIYRGAV is encoded by the coding sequence GTGAGCCGAATCCATCCCTCCGCGCACGTCGATCCCGGAGCTATCCTCGCCCCTGGCGTCCGCATCGGCCCGGGCGCGGTCGTGGGCGCCGGCGTCCAGCTCGGCGAGGGCTGCGAGGTGGGCCCCCACGCCGTGCTGGAGGGCCCCGCCGTCATCGGGGCCGGGTGCCGCTTCTTCGCGGGCTCGGCGGTCGGCGCCGAAGGCCAGGTCGTGCATCTCGAGGGCAAGGGCGGGGGCGTCGAGATCGGCGCCGGCACCGTGCTCCGGGAGACGGTCACCATCCACCGCTCCATGCACGAGGGCAAGGCGACCCGGGTGGGCGAGGGGTGCTACCTCATGGTCGGGGCCCACGTAGCCCACGATTGCCGGGTGGGGGACCGCGTCATCTTCGCCAATGGTGTTGCCATCGGCGGCCACGTGAAGGTCGGTGACGACGGCGTCTTCTCGGGCTTGGTCGCTGTGCATCAGTTTGTGCAGATTGGGCCGGGGGTCATGATTGGAGGGCCCTGCGGCGTGCGGAAGGACGTGCCCCCTTACACCACGGTCGAGGGGGATCCCCCCCGGGTGCGCGGCCTCAACGTCGTGGGCCTGCGCCGGCGCGGCGTGCCGGCCGAGGTCCGCGCCCACCTGAAGCGGGCGTACCGCATCCTCTTCGAGGAGGCCACGACCGTGGCGGAGGCCGCCGATCGAATCGAGAGGGAGCTTCCCCCGGGACGGGAGATTCAAACCATGGTACAATTCATCCGCTCATCGGAGCGCGGGATTTATCGCGGGGCGGTCTAG
- a CDS encoding Gfo/Idh/MocA family oxidoreductase has protein sequence MDALRVGIIGAGHMGSYHVAALAELMDARLTAVADLDRHRAEEVAGRYGAAAFSDAAQLVGRIDAAIVAVPTVQHYAVSRLLLQNGVHVLVEKPICPGLEEARDLFRLATKNGLVLHIGHVERFNGAVQELSQIVRYPILIECRRLGPFSHRVREDGVVLDLMIHDLDIAMRLVNEEIAGISAAGASVLSDRDDVANVQIHFTGGCIANLTASRVTQNKIRTLAITQPDAYITLDYADQELRIHRQASSEHSLSREELKYREQSQVERLFVHKENPLKIELRHFLAAVRAGAVVADPERELMSLDVALRIVRMLNLPAPARI, from the coding sequence ATGGACGCATTGCGCGTAGGCATCATCGGGGCCGGACACATGGGGAGCTATCATGTGGCGGCCCTCGCGGAACTCATGGACGCCCGCCTCACTGCCGTGGCCGACCTCGATCGCCACCGCGCGGAGGAGGTGGCCGGGAGGTACGGCGCCGCCGCCTTCTCCGACGCCGCCCAGCTCGTGGGGCGGATCGACGCGGCCATCGTGGCTGTGCCCACGGTGCAGCATTACGCGGTTTCCCGCCTCCTCTTGCAGAACGGCGTTCACGTGCTGGTCGAGAAGCCCATCTGCCCCGGGCTGGAGGAGGCGCGCGATCTCTTCCGCCTCGCGACAAAGAACGGGCTCGTGCTCCACATCGGCCACGTCGAGCGGTTCAACGGCGCTGTCCAGGAGCTGAGCCAGATCGTCCGCTATCCGATCCTGATCGAATGCAGGCGCCTGGGACCCTTCTCCCACCGCGTGCGCGAGGACGGCGTCGTCCTCGACCTAATGATCCACGACCTGGACATCGCCATGCGCCTGGTGAATGAGGAGATCGCCGGCATCTCGGCGGCGGGCGCCTCCGTCTTGAGCGACCGGGACGACGTGGCGAACGTCCAGATCCACTTCACCGGCGGGTGCATCGCCAACCTCACCGCCAGCCGCGTCACGCAGAACAAGATCCGCACTCTCGCCATCACCCAGCCCGACGCCTATATCACCCTCGACTACGCCGACCAGGAACTCCGTATCCACCGCCAGGCGTCGAGCGAGCACTCCCTCTCCCGCGAGGAGCTCAAGTACCGCGAGCAGTCCCAGGTGGAGCGGCTTTTCGTCCACAAGGAAAATCCCCTGAAGATCGAGCTGCGGCACTTCCTCGCCGCGGTGCGGGCCGGCGCCGTGGTGGCCGACCCCGAGCGCGAGCTGATGTCGCTGGACGTGGCGCTGCGCATCGTCCGGATGCTGAATCTGCCCGCGCCCGCCCGTATCTGA
- the lpxI gene encoding UDP-2,3-diacylglucosamine diphosphatase LpxI (LpxI, functionally equivalent to LpxH, replaces it in LPS biosynthesis in a minority of bacteria.), with translation MAESPERIGLIAGSGALAGEFLSSARGRGCEVAVAALSESVRRELEPGASAIAHLPPSQPKKIIRFFHSAGVERVAFAGKVEKRLLFQTLRFDLDALRFIQRARNLADVTIMDEVVRYAEENGLRVLPQTEYLGHLLAPEGPIGRRRLKEAQRKDAAYAIRMAREIARLDIGQTVVVRKGAVVAVEAVEGTDEAIRRGCRLAGKGALVCKAARPKQDLRYDIPVVGPGTLDAVREGGASALLVEAGRTFLLERERLAREADAAGVALAGWSGEGEP, from the coding sequence ATGGCCGAGTCTCCGGAGCGGATCGGGCTGATCGCCGGCTCGGGAGCCCTGGCCGGGGAGTTCCTCTCCTCCGCCCGGGGGCGCGGCTGCGAGGTGGCCGTGGCGGCGCTCTCCGAGTCTGTGCGCCGGGAGCTCGAGCCGGGGGCGAGCGCCATCGCGCACCTTCCCCCCAGCCAGCCCAAGAAGATCATCCGCTTCTTCCACTCCGCGGGCGTCGAGCGCGTCGCCTTCGCCGGCAAGGTCGAGAAGCGCCTCCTCTTCCAGACCCTTCGCTTCGACCTCGACGCCCTGCGCTTCATCCAGCGCGCCCGGAACCTGGCCGACGTCACCATCATGGACGAGGTCGTCCGCTACGCCGAGGAGAACGGCCTGCGGGTGCTTCCCCAGACCGAGTACCTGGGCCACCTCCTCGCTCCCGAGGGCCCGATCGGGCGCCGCAGGCTGAAGGAGGCCCAGCGGAAGGACGCGGCTTACGCCATCCGCATGGCCCGCGAGATCGCCCGCCTCGACATCGGGCAGACGGTGGTGGTGCGCAAGGGGGCGGTGGTGGCGGTCGAGGCCGTCGAGGGGACGGATGAGGCCATCCGCCGGGGCTGCCGCCTCGCCGGGAAGGGCGCCCTGGTGTGCAAGGCGGCCCGCCCGAAGCAGGACCTCCGCTACGACATCCCCGTGGTGGGGCCGGGGACGCTTGACGCCGTCCGCGAGGGCGGGGCCTCCGCCCTCCTGGTGGAGGCGGGGCGCACCTTCCTGCTCGAGCGGGAGCGCCTCGCGCGGGAGGCCGACGCCGCGGGGGTGGCCCTCGCCGGCTGGTCCGGCGAAGGCGAGCCATGA
- the lpxB gene encoding lipid-A-disaccharide synthase, which produces MSGGASPIWLVAGEPSGDAHAGRLLAAMRAKRPDLRAAGVGGDAMRGAGCEILHGIGSLAVTGFLDVPRIIPRLRRLKRDLIERARSERPRAVVLVDYPGFNLNLAKALRRLPGRPRLVYFIPPQVWAWWAGRAGVIARTFDLILTIYPFEPACFRREGGRAEFIGNPVAHALRGAPDRGAARRALEIPPDARVAAFLPGSRGKEVDRHLAPMAGAARLLRERWPDAVFLVSEAEALRPGAVSERVRDEGVSLRVVRGRMAEVVRAADAAVVASGTASLETGLLGTPMAVVYASDPFTYLMGKYFLIRVDYLSLVNLLAGREIAPELYQREVRPAPIAEVLGRLLEDPAAREHQREALAAIRRALEGPDPYERAAGRILELLEEAP; this is translated from the coding sequence ATGAGCGGCGGGGCCTCCCCGATCTGGCTCGTGGCGGGGGAGCCCTCGGGGGACGCGCATGCGGGCCGGCTCCTGGCCGCCATGAGGGCGAAGCGGCCGGATCTCCGCGCCGCCGGGGTGGGCGGGGACGCGATGCGGGGGGCCGGCTGCGAGATCCTCCACGGCATCGGCTCCCTCGCCGTCACGGGCTTCCTGGACGTCCCGCGCATCATCCCGAGGCTGCGGCGCCTGAAGCGGGACCTGATCGAGCGCGCCCGGAGCGAGCGCCCCCGGGCCGTCGTCCTCGTCGACTATCCTGGCTTCAACCTGAACCTCGCCAAGGCCCTGCGGAGGCTTCCCGGGCGGCCCCGCCTCGTCTACTTCATCCCGCCCCAGGTGTGGGCGTGGTGGGCCGGGCGCGCGGGCGTCATCGCCCGGACCTTCGACCTCATCCTGACCATCTACCCCTTCGAGCCCGCCTGCTTCCGCCGCGAGGGCGGGAGGGCGGAGTTCATCGGCAACCCGGTCGCGCACGCCCTGCGGGGGGCGCCCGATCGCGGGGCGGCGCGGCGGGCGCTCGAAATCCCGCCGGATGCCCGCGTGGCGGCCTTCCTGCCGGGCAGCCGGGGCAAGGAGGTGGACCGCCACCTCGCCCCCATGGCGGGGGCGGCGCGGCTCCTCCGGGAGAGATGGCCCGACGCCGTCTTCCTCGTCTCCGAGGCGGAGGCCCTCCGGCCGGGGGCGGTTTCGGAGCGGGTGCGGGACGAGGGAGTGTCGCTCCGGGTGGTCCGGGGGCGGATGGCCGAGGTGGTGCGGGCGGCGGACGCCGCCGTGGTGGCGAGCGGCACGGCCTCTCTCGAGACGGGGCTCCTCGGGACGCCCATGGCGGTGGTCTATGCGTCCGATCCCTTCACCTATCTCATGGGCAAGTATTTCCTGATCCGGGTGGACTACCTGAGCCTGGTGAACCTCCTCGCGGGACGGGAGATCGCGCCCGAGCTCTACCAGCGGGAGGTCCGCCCTGCGCCTATCGCGGAGGTTCTGGGCCGGCTGCTCGAGGACCCCGCGGCGCGGGAGCACCAGCGCGAGGCGCTGGCGGCCATCCGGCGCGCGCTGGAGGGGCCGGACCCCTACGAGCGGGCGGCGGGGCGCATCCTGGAGTTGCTGGAGGAGGCGCCGTGA
- a CDS encoding lysophospholipid acyltransferase family protein — translation MTAAGKAGDPRFDARGCNPNAPLLIRLAASSLAGYLRFVSATARVEILEPGFHAGVLASPGGAYIGVFWHRNLSLPYMFYRESVPRACLVSRSRDGELLARIVVSLNSRAVRGSSSGAGGRSKGGAAALLGLKRAIEEGFHLVITPDGPKGPPERLKPGAILLAAMTGLPVVPLGLAASWYFRLPTWDGTIVPLPFSRFVLSYGEPLRVTDHGDAAIEAGRAELERRLWEAEARAWARLNRTGPR, via the coding sequence GTGACCGCCGCGGGAAAGGCCGGGGACCCCCGGTTCGACGCGCGGGGCTGCAACCCGAACGCCCCTCTTCTCATTCGCCTGGCCGCCTCCTCCCTGGCGGGCTACCTCCGCTTCGTCTCCGCCACCGCGCGGGTGGAGATCCTCGAGCCCGGCTTCCACGCCGGGGTCCTGGCCTCTCCCGGGGGCGCCTACATCGGCGTCTTCTGGCACCGCAATCTCTCCCTGCCGTATATGTTCTATCGGGAGAGCGTGCCCCGCGCCTGCCTCGTGAGCCGGAGCCGGGACGGCGAGCTGCTGGCCCGCATCGTCGTCAGCCTGAACAGCCGCGCCGTCCGGGGTTCCTCCAGCGGCGCCGGCGGGCGGAGCAAGGGGGGCGCCGCGGCCCTTCTCGGGTTGAAGCGGGCCATCGAGGAGGGCTTTCACCTCGTCATCACTCCGGACGGCCCCAAGGGCCCTCCCGAGCGCCTGAAGCCGGGGGCAATCCTCCTCGCCGCCATGACGGGGCTCCCCGTCGTCCCCCTCGGCCTGGCGGCCTCCTGGTACTTCCGCCTCCCCACCTGGGACGGGACGATCGTCCCGCTGCCCTTCAGCCGCTTTGTGCTGAGCTACGGGGAGCCCCTCCGGGTCACGGACCATGGGGACGCGGCCATCGAGGCGGGCCGGGCCGAGCTCGAGCGCCGCCTTTGGGAGGCGGAGGCGCGCGCCTGGGCCCGCCTGAACCGGACGGGCCCCCGGTGA
- a CDS encoding 3-deoxy-D-manno-octulosonic acid transferase has protein sequence MKPAAHALYTAALYLFSPALAVYYAFKVRKRRMGFAGMAERFGGAPALPPAGGESRLWLHAVSLGEMGVAAILVRALKEKRPGLRIVLSTVTETGREAAFRIPGVEAAFYLPFDFPFAVRRALGRVRPDGLALIETELWPNLIRLAGEGGIPVAVVNGRLSERSFRGHRRFAALAGSPAEELSGVAAREERDARRFEALGARRVLVTGNLKYDAPLPAGSGAGARSHGFEAGDAVIVAGSTHPGEEAAVAKAVRVLRSRHPSLGLLLAPRRLQRADEAEAALRAEGLTPVRWSAWSKEGRPAPDRVVLLDVMGKLAGAYEGAALAFIGGSLIPHGGQNPIEAARWGVPAVFGPHMQNFAEVAEALVRQGGAIQVEGPFALEMAFETWLSDPAARARAGGAARDVVEANQGAAARTADFLLGLLEKPR, from the coding sequence GTGAAGCCCGCCGCCCACGCCCTCTACACCGCCGCGCTCTATCTGTTCTCGCCGGCGCTGGCTGTCTACTACGCCTTCAAGGTGCGCAAGCGCCGCATGGGCTTCGCGGGAATGGCGGAGCGCTTCGGGGGTGCGCCCGCGCTGCCCCCGGCGGGCGGGGAAAGCCGTCTCTGGCTCCACGCCGTCTCGCTCGGGGAGATGGGCGTCGCGGCCATCCTCGTGCGGGCGCTGAAGGAGAAGCGCCCCGGCCTGCGGATCGTCCTCTCCACGGTGACGGAGACGGGGCGGGAGGCGGCCTTCCGCATCCCGGGCGTGGAGGCCGCCTTCTATCTCCCGTTCGACTTCCCCTTCGCCGTGCGGCGGGCGCTGGGGCGGGTCCGGCCCGATGGCCTCGCCCTCATCGAGACCGAGCTCTGGCCGAACCTCATCCGGCTGGCCGGGGAGGGGGGTATCCCCGTGGCGGTGGTGAACGGGCGGCTCTCGGAGCGGTCCTTCCGCGGGCACCGCCGCTTCGCCGCCCTCGCGGGCTCCCCCGCCGAGGAGTTGAGCGGGGTGGCGGCCCGGGAGGAGCGGGACGCCCGGCGCTTCGAGGCGCTGGGCGCGCGGCGGGTGCTCGTCACCGGGAACCTCAAGTACGACGCGCCTCTTCCGGCCGGGAGCGGGGCGGGCGCCCGCTCCCACGGCTTCGAGGCGGGGGACGCGGTCATCGTCGCGGGGAGCACCCACCCGGGCGAGGAGGCAGCCGTGGCCAAGGCGGTGCGCGTGCTCCGGAGCCGCCACCCGAGCCTGGGCCTGCTGCTCGCCCCGCGCCGCCTCCAGCGGGCGGACGAGGCCGAGGCCGCCCTGCGGGCCGAGGGGCTGACCCCCGTCCGCTGGAGCGCCTGGTCGAAGGAGGGGAGGCCCGCCCCGGACCGGGTGGTTCTGCTGGATGTGATGGGAAAGCTGGCCGGGGCCTACGAGGGCGCCGCGCTGGCCTTCATCGGAGGGAGCCTCATCCCGCACGGCGGGCAGAATCCCATCGAGGCGGCGCGGTGGGGGGTGCCGGCGGTCTTCGGTCCGCACATGCAGAACTTCGCCGAGGTGGCCGAGGCCCTGGTCCGGCAGGGCGGGGCAATCCAGGTGGAAGGCCCTTTCGCACTGGAGATGGCCTTCGAGACGTGGCTGTCGGACCCCGCAGCGCGCGCCCGGGCGGGCGGGGCCGCGCGGGACGTGGTGGAGGCGAACCAGGGGGCGGCGGCGCGGACGGCGGACTTCCTCCTCGGGTTGCTGGAGAAGCCCCGGTGA